The Thiorhodovibrio litoralis genome includes a window with the following:
- a CDS encoding Rpn family recombination-promoting nuclease/putative transposase: MRIPGIDTFVTEALRKVYSDLIYQIPYRDAQLSVYLLFEHKSRSEHWVLLQLLRYIVASGELYRDQHPEAKRLPPVFPLVLYHGQEHWRAPAHFHDLIDPLPEALKPFVPQFGYALHDISARSNTEIKGAVLSRLVQLALRYIYSDQPAERFRELLELITKVSRDPTALDILESLLRYYVQGTGRLDETQVCRLLEQTLSGEPLMETFIDRYIAQGEQRGIQLGEQRGIQLGEAKTLLRLIERKFGPPSEPIRERITQADSDTLLMWFDRAIDARSLDDVLH, translated from the coding sequence GTGCGAATTCCGGGGATAGACACCTTCGTGACCGAGGCGCTGCGCAAGGTCTACTCCGACCTGATCTATCAAATTCCTTATCGCGATGCCCAACTCTCGGTCTATCTGCTCTTTGAGCACAAGAGCCGCTCCGAGCATTGGGTGCTGTTGCAACTGCTGCGCTACATTGTCGCCAGCGGCGAGCTATACCGCGACCAGCACCCCGAGGCCAAGCGCCTGCCGCCGGTGTTCCCGCTGGTGCTCTATCACGGTCAGGAACACTGGCGTGCGCCCGCGCACTTTCACGACCTCATCGATCCGCTGCCCGAGGCGCTCAAGCCCTTTGTGCCCCAGTTTGGCTATGCACTGCACGACATCTCGGCCCGCAGCAACACGGAGATCAAGGGCGCGGTGCTGTCGCGACTGGTGCAGCTCGCGCTGCGCTACATCTATAGCGACCAACCCGCAGAGCGCTTCCGCGAGCTGCTCGAATTGATCACCAAGGTTAGCCGTGACCCCACCGCGCTCGACATTCTGGAATCCCTGCTGCGCTACTATGTCCAAGGCACTGGGCGACTCGACGAAACCCAGGTCTGTCGCCTCCTCGAACAAACCCTCTCCGGAGAGCCCCTGATGGAAACCTTCATCGACCGCTACATTGCCCAAGGCGAACAGCGCGGCATCCAGCTTGGCGAACAGCGTGGCATCCAGCTTGGCGAAGCCAAAACGCTGCTGCGCCTGATCGAGCGCAAATTCGGCCCACCCAGCGAGCCCATCCGCGAGCGGATCACGCAAGCCGATTCCGACACCCTACTCATGTGGTTCGACCGTGCCATCGACGCCCGCAGCCTCGACGACGTCTTGCACTGA
- a CDS encoding glycosyltransferase produces the protein MLYSGNIGRKQGLDQLIDLAARLQQRQVQATVIIRGDGNDRETLQQQAAAQALSNLRFEPLCPAERLAEGLAEGHIHLVPQNPAVPDSPLDQLRAASDAFVTCPPNDPTAFADAVERLLANPAERARLGANGRAYVERHAGRVAALRAYDAVITNPLDPSAIHSQSRAGEAA, from the coding sequence ATGCTCTACAGCGGCAACATCGGCCGCAAACAGGGGCTGGATCAGCTCATTGACCTCGCCGCACGGCTGCAACAGCGCCAAGTGCAGGCGACGGTGATCATCCGTGGCGACGGAAACGACCGCGAGACGCTGCAGCAGCAGGCCGCTGCCCAGGCCTTGAGCAACCTGCGCTTCGAGCCGCTGTGCCCGGCAGAGCGCCTCGCCGAAGGCTTGGCCGAGGGCCACATCCATCTGGTGCCGCAGAACCCCGCCGTGCCCGACTCGCCGCTCGATCAACTGCGCGCCGCCTCCGATGCCTTCGTCACCTGCCCGCCCAATGACCCGACCGCCTTCGCTGATGCCGTCGAGCGCCTGCTCGCCAATCCCGCCGAGCGCGCCCGCTTAGGCGCGAATGGTCGCGCCTATGTCGAGCGCCACGCCGGTCGCGTGGCCGCGCTGCGCGCCTATGATGCGGTGATCACTAACCCGCTCGACCCAAGCGCAATCCACAGCCAATCGCGCGCAGGGGAGGCGGCATGA
- a CDS encoding Rpn family recombination-promoting nuclease/putative transposase, protein MTSTPTPHDCFFRENFVRPSVARDFLRHVLPPVLLADLDLERLVISPDTFVTEALRKIYSDLIYQIPYRDSTLSVYLLFEHKSRSDHWVLLQLLRYIVASGELYKNQNPDAKTLPPIYPLVLYHGQTRWRAPACFHDLINPLPEALKPFVPQFGYALHDISARSTTEIKGEVLTRLIQLALRHIYSDRPSARFEELLHLITKVSRDQTALMILESLLRYYVQGTGRLDEQQARVLLKQTFPGEPLMETWIDRYIEQGKHLGEQRGQAKTLLRLIERKFGPPSEPIRRRITQADADTLLEWTDRILDARSLDEVLH, encoded by the coding sequence ATGACTAGCACTCCGACCCCGCACGACTGTTTCTTCCGCGAGAACTTCGTGCGGCCGTCGGTTGCGCGCGACTTTCTGCGCCACGTCCTGCCGCCGGTGCTGCTCGCCGATCTCGATCTGGAGCGGCTGGTCATCTCGCCCGACACCTTCGTCACCGAGGCGCTGCGCAAAATCTACTCCGACCTGATCTACCAGATTCCCTATCGCGACAGCACCCTGTCGGTCTATCTGCTGTTCGAGCACAAGAGCCGCTCCGACCATTGGGTGCTGTTGCAACTGCTGCGCTATATTGTTGCCAGCGGCGAGTTGTATAAAAATCAGAACCCTGATGCAAAGACGCTCCCGCCCATTTATCCCTTGGTGCTCTACCACGGCCAGACGCGATGGCGCGCCCCCGCGTGCTTCCACGACCTGATCAACCCACTGCCCGAGGCGCTGAAGCCCTTCGTGCCTCAGTTCGGCTACGCGTTGCACGACATCTCGGCCAGAAGCACCACCGAAATCAAAGGCGAGGTGCTCACCCGGCTAATCCAGCTTGCGCTCCGCCACATCTACAGCGACCGACCCAGCGCCCGGTTTGAGGAACTCCTGCACTTGATCACCAAAGTCAGCCGCGACCAGACCGCGCTCATGATTCTTGAATCCCTGCTGCGCTACTATGTCCAAGGAACAGGGCGCCTTGATGAACAACAAGCACGCGTCCTCCTAAAACAGACCTTTCCCGGAGAACCGCTGATGGAAACCTGGATCGACCGCTACATTGAACAAGGAAAACACCTTGGTGAACAACGTGGTCAAGCCAAGACACTTCTGCGCTTAATCGAGCGCAAGTTCGGCCCACCCAGCGAGCCGATCCGCAGGCGGATCACCCAAGCCGACGCTGATACCCTGCTGGAATGGACTGACCGTATCCTTGACGCCCGCAGTCTTGATGAGGTCTTGCATTGA
- a CDS encoding UPF0175 family protein, producing MALAVKLFESGRLTSGRAAAWANLSRAAFLLECPRWGGRECRLG from the coding sequence ATGGCGCTTGCGGTCAAGTTGTTCGAGTCCGGGCGCTTGACATCTGGGCGAGCGGCGGCATGGGCCAATCTGTCGCGTGCCGCGTTTCTCCTCGAATGTCCTCGCTGGGGGGGGCGCGAGTGTAGGCTGGGATGA
- a CDS encoding carbohydrate binding domain-containing protein, producing the protein MQKVYSIFLIIVSQCFLFNQLSADTGPIQELTSDIEIIDSFEADLHEFGVWTHGEVEPSISRTANQAKDGEASLVVEVQPTEVPGRNSVLLDWSLSDTDWEEWDGLSFWITSTGTVAPNVTAVLTEKGGAEYWMKADDLLALVSG; encoded by the coding sequence ATGCAAAAGGTCTACAGTATTTTTCTTATTATCGTTTCGCAATGCTTTCTCTTTAATCAGTTGTCTGCTGATACCGGTCCGATCCAGGAGTTAACTTCTGACATTGAGATCATCGATTCCTTCGAGGCGGACTTGCACGAATTCGGAGTCTGGACTCATGGAGAAGTCGAGCCGAGCATAAGCCGAACTGCTAACCAAGCTAAAGATGGCGAGGCAAGTCTGGTAGTGGAGGTTCAACCTACCGAAGTCCCCGGTCGAAACTCTGTTTTACTTGATTGGAGTCTTAGTGATACTGATTGGGAAGAGTGGGATGGACTGTCGTTTTGGATTACGAGTACCGGAACGGTAGCGCCAAACGTCACTGCTGTGCTAACCGAGAAAGGTGGCGCGGAATACTGGATGAAGGCCGATGACCTTCTCGCGCTAGTCAGCGGCTAG
- a CDS encoding class I SAM-dependent methyltransferase: MGDKDYLLGDRGRAHPKGKGIALKDPKIAFVRKYTKNKRVLDLGCVQHNPNNHSNPYWLHKAIADNALSVIGLDLYEEGVEVLKRRGYHVIHGDAEQFNLGEKFEVIVAGDLIEHLSNPGRMLWCVSRHLEESGRFVIVTPNPWYWRFTLKALFLGRAGPNPEHTCWFCLQTLTHLLSRYGMAVVESEYATVQYGYRWRRLFDLVMPLPRLLKYNSIHVYAAPVKTKSSF; this comes from the coding sequence ATGGGCGACAAAGATTACCTTCTTGGAGACCGCGGAAGGGCTCATCCAAAGGGCAAAGGGATAGCCTTAAAAGACCCAAAAATTGCATTTGTCAGGAAATACACAAAGAATAAACGCGTATTAGACCTGGGGTGTGTTCAACATAATCCGAACAATCATAGCAACCCTTACTGGCTACATAAAGCAATCGCCGATAATGCCCTGTCTGTGATCGGCCTGGATCTGTACGAAGAGGGCGTGGAAGTTCTAAAGCGACGGGGCTATCATGTCATCCACGGAGATGCAGAGCAGTTCAATCTCGGGGAAAAATTCGAGGTAATAGTCGCTGGTGATCTAATTGAACATCTTTCAAATCCCGGTCGTATGCTGTGGTGTGTTTCGAGACACCTAGAAGAGTCCGGCAGATTTGTCATTGTTACCCCAAACCCTTGGTATTGGAGATTCACATTGAAAGCACTTTTTCTTGGTCGCGCCGGGCCAAACCCCGAACATACTTGCTGGTTTTGTTTGCAGACACTAACCCATCTGTTGAGCAGGTACGGAATGGCGGTAGTCGAGTCAGAGTACGCAACGGTTCAGTACGGGTATCGTTGGAGAAGACTTTTTGACCTTGTTATGCCATTACCGAGATTACTGAAATATAACTCCATTCATGTATATGCTGCTCCGGTCAAAACGAAGTCTTCTTTCTGA
- a CDS encoding lipopolysaccharide biosynthesis protein — translation MKIQSQKNMALLLAGFGLGQGSLFVAQSYLVFMGDTALLGIFGFHFAVSILCLQIVDFGGVVTIARYTLSRIEGAENPFEISRYFWTMCVVRAGVAALLVVAFILYLGYQEKGFSYFYVIGAMPAYLIWIFNPAGLLDGVKASGVAGVTASFPYLISALFIPTGLFVDSERDYGLLLGCALSIGTFLSCAAQWIALSRFNLPLTFVGWRRETLILVLKEGISQILFLLPSQLISRTQIFLVGSTLGASQAGVFVYARQVIAAATQVIGFSLRAEFPALVQRMDCQSKGRWITALINQRFTIGLALIGFLVAFSFPLAATKILPNSFDEPLGAIIALAPLIVTTGLYLVFLRAMMALGWFGSTAILGVLSSVIALFIGWRLVAEWGIPGLMIGEACAHCLGCFLAISVFHVRRNKPRVSKMVD, via the coding sequence GTGAAAATTCAATCACAGAAAAATATGGCGCTCTTGCTAGCGGGCTTCGGTCTTGGTCAAGGTTCTTTATTCGTCGCCCAAAGTTATTTAGTGTTCATGGGTGATACTGCGTTACTCGGCATTTTCGGTTTTCACTTCGCAGTTTCGATTCTGTGCTTGCAGATTGTGGATTTTGGAGGGGTTGTAACGATTGCTAGGTACACTTTATCTAGGATTGAGGGTGCGGAAAATCCGTTCGAGATATCACGCTACTTTTGGACAATGTGTGTCGTGCGGGCTGGCGTTGCGGCACTCTTGGTGGTGGCGTTCATCTTATATTTGGGTTATCAAGAGAAAGGGTTTTCCTACTTCTACGTTATCGGTGCCATGCCAGCCTATTTGATTTGGATATTCAACCCCGCTGGGTTGCTTGATGGAGTAAAGGCGAGTGGAGTTGCCGGGGTAACTGCTTCGTTTCCGTATCTAATCAGCGCACTCTTTATACCGACGGGGTTATTCGTGGACTCTGAACGTGATTATGGGTTACTGCTTGGTTGTGCGCTGAGCATCGGTACCTTTTTGAGTTGCGCTGCACAATGGATTGCATTGAGTAGATTTAATCTGCCGTTAACATTTGTTGGTTGGCGAAGGGAAACCCTTATTCTTGTCCTTAAAGAAGGGATATCACAAATTCTATTTTTGCTACCCTCCCAGTTGATATCTCGCACGCAAATTTTTCTTGTTGGGAGCACGCTTGGAGCTAGCCAGGCGGGGGTCTTTGTTTATGCGCGGCAGGTTATAGCAGCCGCTACTCAGGTCATAGGTTTTAGTTTGCGGGCAGAATTTCCCGCCCTAGTACAGCGCATGGACTGCCAGTCCAAAGGGCGCTGGATCACAGCTCTCATTAACCAACGCTTTACAATAGGGCTGGCTTTAATTGGCTTTCTTGTGGCGTTTTCGTTTCCATTAGCTGCTACAAAAATATTGCCAAATAGTTTTGACGAACCACTAGGTGCGATAATCGCACTTGCACCACTTATCGTGACGACTGGTCTTTATTTAGTATTCCTGCGCGCGATGATGGCTTTGGGTTGGTTCGGCTCAACAGCAATACTTGGGGTACTTTCGTCGGTGATCGCGCTTTTTATTGGATGGCGTTTAGTTGCCGAGTGGGGGATTCCAGGTCTAATGATCGGAGAAGCTTGCGCGCATTGTTTGGGTTGTTTCTTGGCAATCTCCGTTTTTCATGTGCGGAGAAACAAGCCTAGGGTTTCGAAAATGGTGGATTAA
- a CDS encoding glycosyltransferase family 4 protein, with product MKDGFKSKLSGTALVMIVPLPPPVNGQAWSSQMVLEEVQQCGARPWVVRLRPNTSKVRGLLGHAEKAARILWGALVLLANTGRRDRRLYLTADGGLGSIFTTTLIALAVATGHRIFLHHHTFSYLDKPNQVYRYAFRLARNSISHIFLCNTMRDRFTETYSAPMMSWIVSNAANADTGDKNPVRDCSDPAAHIEVGLLSNLSREKGLDDAINLLRMARAADLPVRLRLAGPAANTKAAKTIAAAKAEFGHDLEWLGPVYAADKVAFYQSLDAFLFPTHYPFEAQPYVLYEAAGYGLPTIAYGRACIPSDLDALHGFSVPVGDDFSRHALPIIRAWANDRRLLTAARDKVRPAAALRRSDARKAFKRVVAEFIRY from the coding sequence ATGAAGGACGGATTCAAATCAAAACTGAGTGGGACGGCGCTTGTTATGATTGTCCCGCTGCCTCCGCCGGTAAACGGACAAGCATGGAGCTCGCAAATGGTGCTTGAAGAGGTGCAGCAGTGTGGAGCGAGACCGTGGGTGGTGCGTTTGCGTCCGAACACGAGTAAAGTGCGAGGCTTGCTTGGCCATGCGGAGAAGGCAGCACGTATTCTTTGGGGAGCATTAGTCCTGTTGGCGAACACTGGCCGCCGCGACCGCAGACTCTATCTTACTGCCGACGGCGGCTTAGGGAGCATTTTTACAACCACATTAATCGCCTTGGCGGTCGCGACCGGCCATCGTATTTTCTTGCATCATCATACGTTCAGCTATCTCGACAAGCCAAATCAAGTATATCGGTATGCCTTTCGCCTTGCACGTAATTCGATCTCGCATATTTTCCTCTGCAATACGATGCGGGATCGATTCACGGAGACCTACAGCGCTCCGATGATGAGTTGGATCGTATCGAATGCGGCCAACGCCGATACGGGCGATAAGAATCCAGTCAGAGACTGTTCCGATCCGGCGGCACACATAGAGGTCGGACTTCTTAGTAATTTATCGCGGGAAAAAGGACTTGATGATGCCATCAACCTACTGCGCATGGCACGGGCAGCAGACCTGCCAGTGCGATTGCGGTTGGCTGGTCCGGCCGCAAATACTAAAGCAGCGAAGACGATCGCGGCCGCGAAGGCTGAGTTTGGTCACGACCTCGAGTGGCTTGGTCCCGTCTATGCAGCTGATAAGGTGGCCTTCTATCAGTCGCTCGACGCTTTCCTGTTTCCGACGCACTATCCCTTCGAAGCACAACCCTACGTACTGTACGAGGCAGCTGGATATGGCCTCCCAACAATCGCTTACGGTCGTGCCTGTATTCCGAGTGATCTCGATGCCTTGCATGGTTTCTCCGTCCCCGTAGGAGACGACTTTTCTAGGCATGCGCTACCGATCATTAGAGCTTGGGCAAATGATCGCCGATTATTAACTGCCGCACGAGACAAGGTTAGACCTGCCGCCGCCCTTCGGCGCAGCGATGCCCGCAAGGCGTTCAAACGCGTTGTCGCAGAGTTTATCCGATATTGA
- a CDS encoding sulfotransferase domain-containing protein has translation MPTLIDSQIALRSNLMRKGIAFGLQAPRALKRWGATEEDYRRYPPIVVDSIPKSGTHLLMQVARSLPDTHYFGSFVAWSSSLTLKKRSDQAMLRRLSRIAPGEVVGAHLHYSPAVKEQLHRLNAVHWLIIRDPVDVLLSEAHYLRSMNRFHRMAREFRSLSQQESIERALLGSRVHHPLYPSFEDRMRPYLDWLQDEDCLIVRYEHLREADPCEIEVRRLVRGWLHAADRDESILDQLTHSAMTALDPKKSHTFSRRLRNSEAEQREQLLRNSPIRQLRTALGYDQDAVRDRAKKETADT, from the coding sequence ATGCCAACACTGATCGATAGTCAAATTGCGCTTCGTTCAAATCTGATGCGTAAGGGGATCGCGTTCGGGCTTCAAGCACCTCGGGCGCTCAAACGTTGGGGCGCGACAGAAGAAGACTATCGCCGTTACCCACCAATTGTCGTCGACTCTATCCCCAAGAGCGGCACACATTTGTTGATGCAAGTGGCGCGCTCTCTGCCCGATACGCACTACTTCGGAAGCTTCGTTGCTTGGTCGTCGTCCTTGACTCTCAAGAAACGCAGCGACCAAGCTATGCTAAGGCGTCTGTCTCGTATTGCTCCGGGCGAGGTCGTTGGCGCACACCTCCATTATTCACCAGCGGTCAAGGAGCAACTGCATCGGCTCAATGCCGTGCATTGGCTTATCATCCGTGATCCGGTCGACGTCTTGCTATCCGAGGCGCATTATCTGCGCTCCATGAACCGATTTCATCGGATGGCGCGGGAATTTCGATCGCTGAGCCAGCAAGAAAGTATCGAACGCGCGCTGTTGGGATCGCGCGTTCACCATCCCCTGTATCCAAGTTTTGAAGACCGGATGCGTCCTTATCTCGACTGGCTTCAAGATGAGGATTGCCTGATCGTGCGTTACGAGCACTTGCGGGAAGCCGACCCCTGCGAGATTGAGGTCAGGCGCTTGGTTCGCGGTTGGCTCCACGCTGCTGACAGGGATGAATCCATACTCGACCAACTCACGCATAGTGCGATGACCGCGCTTGATCCGAAAAAATCACATACATTTAGTCGTCGACTAAGAAACAGTGAAGCGGAACAACGCGAACAGCTCTTGCGGAACAGCCCTATCCGTCAACTCCGCACCGCCCTCGGGTACGACCAGGATGCGGTACGTGATCGGGCGAAAAAGGAGACGGCTGATACATGA
- a CDS encoding FkbM family methyltransferase, whose product MLPHLRKYANLLRTPACWSALRHGVAATLEHDAALGQEHFATVIDVGANKGQFAVYARLRWPRARLICFEPLPAPRARLARVTRGQAEIHSFALGSAPGEGEMHIATRVDSSSLLALGDRQKAIFGMEESSLLHVPIQRLDACVSLPVARPSLLKIDVQGFELEVLKGATALLPEIDTIYVGASDVELYQGQALHAEIEDFLVAAGFRVAGHFNAQFEQGERVQADWLFRRM is encoded by the coding sequence ATGCTTCCACACCTGCGCAAATACGCCAATTTGTTGCGAACGCCGGCTTGCTGGTCGGCGCTGCGACACGGCGTAGCCGCCACTTTGGAGCACGATGCAGCGCTTGGGCAAGAGCACTTCGCGACTGTCATCGACGTCGGCGCCAACAAGGGTCAATTCGCCGTTTATGCCCGGTTGCGCTGGCCGCGGGCGCGGCTGATCTGTTTCGAGCCACTGCCAGCGCCGCGCGCTAGGTTGGCGCGGGTCACCCGTGGCCAAGCAGAAATCCACAGCTTCGCCCTTGGTTCCGCGCCCGGCGAGGGCGAGATGCACATTGCCACCCGTGTTGATTCATCCTCGTTGCTCGCTTTAGGTGATCGGCAAAAGGCCATCTTTGGCATGGAGGAGTCCAGTCTGCTGCACGTGCCCATCCAACGACTCGACGCCTGTGTCAGCTTACCCGTGGCACGGCCGAGTTTGCTCAAGATCGATGTCCAGGGCTTTGAGTTGGAAGTGCTCAAGGGCGCCACCGCGCTGCTGCCAGAGATCGACACCATCTATGTGGGGGCATCGGACGTGGAGCTTTACCAGGGCCAAGCCCTCCATGCCGAAATCGAAGACTTTTTGGTCGCGGCCGGCTTTCGCGTGGCGGGGCACTTCAATGCGCAGTTTGAGCAAGGCGAGCGCGTTCAGGCCGATTGGTTGTTTCGTCGGATGTGA
- a CDS encoding endonuclease/exonuclease/phosphatase family protein yields the protein MAASADSIRGGGLCVLTRFPILYREEYALPHDGKGAGALCAVLDLDGRPLRACSIHLDANWSELRAADGQFHLTSMELAQLAWAEFFGQTSRRLAVKALIWQLRGERQMPTLLGGDFNTLPWSSTIRTISRSLRDTAWLTKTYLRGTYHDLSESFQPRIDYLFVSRNVQAWQTQVVSCRTGDHYPVRTELRL from the coding sequence ATGGCGGCATCAGCCGATTCGATCCGCGGGGGCGGGCTGTGCGTTTTGACCAGGTTTCCCATCCTCTACCGCGAGGAATACGCCTTGCCACACGACGGCAAAGGGGCTGGCGCCTTGTGCGCTGTGCTCGACCTCGACGGGCGTCCGCTGCGGGCTTGCTCCATCCATCTTGACGCAAATTGGTCGGAGTTGCGCGCTGCGGATGGACAGTTTCACCTGACCAGCATGGAGCTGGCGCAGCTCGCTTGGGCGGAGTTCTTCGGCCAGACCTCTCGGCGCCTCGCCGTAAAAGCTTTAATTTGGCAGTTGCGGGGCGAAAGACAGATGCCGACGCTGCTCGGCGGCGATTTTAATACCCTCCCCTGGTCTTCCACCATCCGAACCATCAGTCGCTCATTGCGCGACACGGCCTGGTTGACCAAGACCTACCTGCGGGGAACCTATCACGACCTCTCCGAATCGTTCCAGCCCCGCATCGATTATCTGTTTGTTTCCCGTAATGTACAGGCGTGGCAAACGCAGGTGGTCTCTTGCCGGACCGGAGATCATTATCCCGTGCGAACCGAGTTGCGATTGTGA